CGGGAGGACTCCAAAAAAACCTAGTCTCTACGTGACTTCGACGCGGCTGGAGTCGCCTACCATAATTCTATAAGCAGATGGTTTTGCTTTCGACTTCAATATTTCAACATTTTGCCCTACTAAGCTGTCCTCAATTCTTCTAATATCTCTGATTTTACTGTTCTCAAGAATAATGCTGTGTTCGACCTCGCTATTTTCAATAGTTACTTTGAAGTATACTGAGGTGAAAGGTCCAATATAGGAGTTAACTATTCTGCTATTCTCGCCAATAATTACCGGTCCCCTGATGACGCTTTTTCTAACCTCGGCTCCCTTCTCAATCCTTACTTTTCCGAATAATTCCGATTCCTTATCTACCTTACCTTTCACATGGCTCTTTAAATCGTCCAAGAGAATCCTGTTAGCCTCTAAAATGTCCTCTAACTTTCCTGTATCTTTCCACCAGCCGGTGATAATGTGTGGGCGGACAGTAAAATTATGGTCAATAAGATACTGGATGGCATCTGTAATCTCTAATTCGTTACGCCAGGAAGGTTTAATATTATTCACAGCTTTAAAGATATTCTTATCAAACATATAAACACCGACCAGAGCCAGATTGCTCTTTGGCTTCTTTGGCTTCTCTACCAGCCGTAAGACTTTTCTACCTTTCAATTCAACGACACCGAACTGTTCAGGATGGGGAACACGAGCCAATAGAATCTGGGCATTGGGTCTCGTTTTCTCAAATTCCTTTACTAAAGAGGTAATGCCATCCTTGATCAGATTATCTCCCAGATACATAACAAAGTTGTCATTTCCTATAAAATCTTGAGAAATCTTAACAGCATGCGCCAACCCCAGGGGCTTGTCCTGCTCAATATAGGTGACATTAATTCCCCACTTCTTTCCTCTCCCCACAGCATCTCTTATCTCATTCTTCGTTTCACCTACAACAATGCCAACATTTTTAATTCCTGCCTCTTTTACCGCTTCAATTCCATAGAAAAGGATTGGTTTGTTGGCTACTGGCAGGAGCTGTTTAGCACTGGTATGGGTAATGGGACGAAGGCGGGTACCTCTTCCACCGCTCAAGATAAGCGCTTTCATTTAATTTCCTAAATAAAGCTGCGATTTAATGAACTGTCGCGGGCTTCTTAAAATATTCGACTACGGCTGCAGAAACAAATCCAACGAACAAGCCTAAAATTCCGGCAATCAGGATGTTCTGCTTCTTTTTAGGTCCGATTGGCCTATCAGGAGTCGCAGGAGGAATTACCAACTCTGTGCTAACGGTACCATAGGATTCCTCCATCTTTTTCTCTCTGAGTTCTACCTGAAGTCTTTCATACCTGTCACGGCCTTTCTCCAGGCTATCCATATATCCTCGAGCAAGCATTGCTTTTGCATCCGAATTGGCGGCTACAAGTTCGTCTATTTTCTTCTGGAGCATATTAATCTCTTTTTCTATCTCGAACAAACGTTTCTTGCCAGAAGCAAAATATTCTTCCAGAATTACTTTCGCTCGTTCAAAAATCTGCTCGTGCCTGTTCAGAAGAACCGTAGTCACTCCATTTACCAATTTCAGAGCTTCCTCTGGGGTTTCCCCCCTTCCCTTTATCTCCAAAAACCCGGATTTTTCCTTCATCTTTATCTTTGAAGCTAATTGCCCTAATTTCTCCTGTGTGGTAAGAACATTGAGTTCTTTTGCTACTTCTTCCAATACCGGTCCCGTCTTAAAAATCTCTATAGTTGTGGAGGGTTCCTCCAATAGTTTGCTTCTCATTATCCCAATCTTGACCATTGCTGTGGATTCGTAAGCCCTGGGCAAAAGGAAACTCACCACTCCGCTCGTTATTGTAAAAACTAAGAAAATAATTAA
This DNA window, taken from bacterium, encodes the following:
- a CDS encoding glucose-1-phosphate thymidylyltransferase, with the translated sequence MKALILSGGRGTRLRPITHTSAKQLLPVANKPILFYGIEAVKEAGIKNVGIVVGETKNEIRDAVGRGKKWGINVTYIEQDKPLGLAHAVKISQDFIGNDNFVMYLGDNLIKDGITSLVKEFEKTRPNAQILLARVPHPEQFGVVELKGRKVLRLVEKPKKPKSNLALVGVYMFDKNIFKAVNNIKPSWRNELEITDAIQYLIDHNFTVRPHIITGWWKDTGKLEDILEANRILLDDLKSHVKGKVDKESELFGKVRIEKGAEVRKSVIRGPVIIGENSRIVNSYIGPFTSVYFKVTIENSEVEHSIILENSKIRDIRRIEDSLVGQNVEILKSKAKPSAYRIMVGDSSRVEVT
- a CDS encoding Wzz/FepE/Etk N-terminal domain-containing protein, with the protein product MEEKEVDLRDYINMVRKRWKIILIIFLVFTITSGVVSFLLPRAYESTAMVKIGIMRSKLLEEPSTTIEIFKTGPVLEEVAKELNVLTTQEKLGQLASKIKMKEKSGFLEIKGRGETPEEALKLVNGVTTVLLNRHEQIFERAKVILEEYFASGKKRLFEIEKEINMLQKKIDELVAANSDAKAMLARGYMDSLEKGRDRYERLQVELREKKMEESYGTVSTELVIPPATPDRPIGPKKKQNILIAGILGLFVGFVSAAVVEYFKKPATVH